In Passer domesticus isolate bPasDom1 chromosome 7, bPasDom1.hap1, whole genome shotgun sequence, one genomic interval encodes:
- the RWDD3 gene encoding RWD domain-containing protein 3 isoform X1, whose protein sequence is MESPPRPAGGAAARAGGHVGAGAGGAVGARRHLLRAGRLRETHGISFRIQISVKEVLDTDVVLKLLFHLPVDYPSTVPDISVNSDQLTRAQCMDVREKLLEQAKQHLSEPMVHDLILWVQQHLKDIIKQSATVCNEKTTLSKGAEDGIWMVLLHLDHMRAKAKYVKTVEKWASNLRLTGRLMFMGKIILILLQGDRSSIKEYLILQKTSKVDVDSSGKKCKEKMMRVLCETELQSQHKRFQTFEVKEYSAPEELQKEFETAGLTTLFSEFVPPLLKYN, encoded by the exons atGGAGTCGCCCCCgcggccggcagggggcgcGGCGGCGCGCGCCGGCGGCCATGTCGGAGCTGGCGCGGGAGGAGCTGTCGGCGCTCGCCGCCATCTACTGCGAGCCGGGCGCCTGCGAG agaCACATGGAATCTCATTTAGAATTCAAATCAGTGTGAAAGAAGTGCTGGATACAGATGTAGTTTTAAAGCTGTTATTTCATTTACCAGTCGATTACCCATCAACTGTACCAGATATTTCTGTTAACTCAGACCAGCTTACAAGGGCCCAGTGTATGGATGTGAGAGAGAAGTTACTTGAACAAGCAAAGCAGCATCTTTCTGAGCCCATGGTACACGATCTGATTCTTTGGGTACAGCAGCATCTTAAAGATATCATTAAGCAATCAGCAACAGTTTGCAATGAAAAAACTACTTTGTCAAAAGGAGCAGAAGATGGTATCTGGATGGTCCTTTTGCATTTGGATCACATGAGAGCAAAGGCAAAATATGTGAAAACTGTGGAAAAATGGGCTTCAAATCTAAGGCTGACTGGAAGACTGATGTTCATGGGCAAGATAATATTGATTCTTCTTCAGGGTGACAGGAGCAGCATTAAG GAGTACTTGATTCTTCAGAAAACTTCTAAGGTAGATGTGGACTCAAgtggaaagaaatgcaaagagAAAATGATGAGAGTACTGTGTGAGACAGAACTACAGTCCCAGCATAAAAG GTTTCAGACGTTTGAAGTCAAAGAATACTCAGCACCGGAGGAGCTACAAAAGGAATTTGAAACTGCAGGACTTACAACTCTGTTCTCTGAGTTTGTTCCTCCTCTcttaaaatacaattaa
- the RWDD3 gene encoding RWD domain-containing protein 3 isoform X2, whose product MSELAREELSALAAIYCEPGACEVLAASETHGISFRIQISVKEVLDTDVVLKLLFHLPVDYPSTVPDISVNSDQLTRAQCMDVREKLLEQAKQHLSEPMVHDLILWVQQHLKDIIKQSATVCNEKTTLSKGAEDGIWMVLLHLDHMRAKAKYVKTVEKWASNLRLTGRLMFMGKIILILLQGDRSSIKEYLILQKTSKVDVDSSGKKCKEKMMRVLCETELQSQHKRFQTFEVKEYSAPEELQKEFETAGLTTLFSEFVPPLLKYN is encoded by the exons ATGTCGGAGCTGGCGCGGGAGGAGCTGTCGGCGCTCGCCGCCATCTACTGCGAGCCGGGCGCCTGCGAGGTGCTGGCGGCCTCAG agaCACATGGAATCTCATTTAGAATTCAAATCAGTGTGAAAGAAGTGCTGGATACAGATGTAGTTTTAAAGCTGTTATTTCATTTACCAGTCGATTACCCATCAACTGTACCAGATATTTCTGTTAACTCAGACCAGCTTACAAGGGCCCAGTGTATGGATGTGAGAGAGAAGTTACTTGAACAAGCAAAGCAGCATCTTTCTGAGCCCATGGTACACGATCTGATTCTTTGGGTACAGCAGCATCTTAAAGATATCATTAAGCAATCAGCAACAGTTTGCAATGAAAAAACTACTTTGTCAAAAGGAGCAGAAGATGGTATCTGGATGGTCCTTTTGCATTTGGATCACATGAGAGCAAAGGCAAAATATGTGAAAACTGTGGAAAAATGGGCTTCAAATCTAAGGCTGACTGGAAGACTGATGTTCATGGGCAAGATAATATTGATTCTTCTTCAGGGTGACAGGAGCAGCATTAAG GAGTACTTGATTCTTCAGAAAACTTCTAAGGTAGATGTGGACTCAAgtggaaagaaatgcaaagagAAAATGATGAGAGTACTGTGTGAGACAGAACTACAGTCCCAGCATAAAAG GTTTCAGACGTTTGAAGTCAAAGAATACTCAGCACCGGAGGAGCTACAAAAGGAATTTGAAACTGCAGGACTTACAACTCTGTTCTCTGAGTTTGTTCCTCCTCTcttaaaatacaattaa
- the LOC135305045 gene encoding holocytochrome c-type synthase, with amino-acid sequence MGLSASSPAATEQSPNASRQYQTASPPSECPMHQEKMSGCPMHMKTADHRTENTDDVPAHQERAYEFVACPVKSGAAQMNDDIDPSNMMPPPNQQPSPGQPFPLSTVREESSIPRAHSDKKWVYPSEQMFWNAMLRKGWRWKDDDITSEDMTNIIKIHNQNNEQAWKEILKWEALHAMECPCGPSLMRFGGKAKEYSPRARIRSWMGYELPFDRHDWIVDRCGKEVRYVIDYYDGGAVDKNYQFTILDVRPALDSLSAVWDRVKVAWWRWTS; translated from the exons ATGGGCTTGTCCGCATCCTCCCCCGCTGCCACAGAGCAGTCACCAAATGCATCCAGGCAATACCAGACGGCGTCTCCACCTTCAGAATGCCCCATGCATCAAGAAAAAATGAGCG GTTGTCCAATGCACATGAAGACTGCTGATCACAGAACTGAGAACACAGATGATGTTCCTGCACATCAGGAAAGAGCTTATGAGTTTGTAGCATGTCCTGTGAAATCTGGTGCAGCTCAAATGAACGATGACATAGATCCCAGCAATATG ATGCCTCCTCCCAATCAGCAGCCATCTCCAGGTCAGCCATTTCCATTGTCAACTGTTAGAGAAGAATCTTCCATTCCTAGAGCACATTCTGACAAGAAATGGGTCTATCCTTCAGAGCAGATGTTCTGGAATGCTATGCTAAGAAAAGG GTGGAGGTGGAAAGATGATGACATAACAAGTGAAGACATGACCAACATTATTAAGATTCATAATCAAAATAATGAGCAAGCTTGGAAGGAGATTTTGAAGTGGGAAGCTCTGCATGCTAT GGAATGTCCATGTGGGCCATCACTGATGCGGTTTGGAGGCAAAGCAAAGGAGTACTCGCCAAGAGCCAGGATACGTTCTTGGATGGG gtACGAGCTGCCCTTTGATCGGCACGACTGGATCGTTGACCGCTGTGGGAAGGAGGTGCGCTACGTTATCGATTACTACGACGGCGGAGCGGTGGACAAGAACTACCAGTTCACCATCCTGGACGTGCGCCCTGCGCTGGACTCGCTCTCGGCCGTCTGGGACAGAGTGAAGGTGGCCTGGTGGCGCTGGACGTCCTGA